From Scatophagus argus isolate fScaArg1 chromosome 2, fScaArg1.pri, whole genome shotgun sequence, a single genomic window includes:
- the LOC124074085 gene encoding calcium uniporter regulatory subunit MCUb, mitochondrial-like isoform X2 has product MLHKAKSPHCIRSSLGGNRCQVQQRLPLRGNFQALFYSTLPPSSDVSLKYKYGRLVLEVPLPSRNEKCLFFLRPMLMSVGDLITDLQREDPGVTASIFSKDGERIAHTTLIDTLLDKDFKLAINDAVYNVCSPEKVCTSSEHALGMEDMKHVVHLLHTALHLPEHHLLRERQLLERLDSLKQELSPLEKMKAQLRHTAESQTSRVVWSGLAMLSLQGGALAWLTWWVYSWDVMEPVTYFITYATSMGAFAYYVLTKQDYIYPDVKDRQFLQYFHKAARKKNFNVTRYNELKDELSQVEEDLRRLRNPTQLQLPLEQIQPKP; this is encoded by the exons GTACAACAGAGGCTGCCTTTACGTGGAAATTTTCAAGCTCTTTTCTACAGTACACTTCCACCCTCCAGTG ATGTGTCCTTGAAGTACAAATATGGCCGTTTGGTTCTGGAGGTCCCGTTGCCCTCCAGGAATGAGAAGTGTCTGTTCTTCCTCAGACCCATGCTGATGAGTGTCGGAGACCTGATCACAGATCTGCAGAGGGAGGACCCCGGAGTCACTGCCTCCATTTTCTCCAAGG ATGGAGAGCGCATAGCCCACACCACACTCATTGACACTCTGCTGGACAAGGACTTCAAGCTTGCCATCAATGATGCAGTTTATAATGTGTGCTCTCCTGAAAAAG tgtgtacaTCCAGTGAGCATGCCTTGGGGATGGAGGACATGAAGCACGTTGTGCATCTGCTGCACACAGCACTCCACCTGCCTGAACACCACCTGCtgagagagaggcagctgcTGGAGAGACTGGACAGCCTCAAACAGGAGCTGTCACCTCTGGAGAAG ATGAAGGCGCAGCTGCGCCATACAGCAGAGTCCCAGACCTCCAGGGTTGTCTGGTCAGGCCTGGCCATGTTATCTCTGCAGGGTGGAGCTCTGGCCTGGCTCACCTGGTGGGTCTATTCGTGGGACGTCATGGAGCCCGTCACTTACTTCATCACCTACGCCACTAGCATGGGAGCCTTCGCGTATTATGTCCTTACCAAACAG GATTACATATACCCAGATGTTAAAGACAGACAGTTCCTGCAGTACTTTCATAAGGCAGCCAGGAAGAAGAATTTCAACGTGACAAGATACAATGAATTGAAGGACGAACTGTCTCAG gtggaggaggacctgAGACGTCTGAGAAATCCAACCCAACTTCAGCTACCACTTGAACAGATCCAGCCAAAGCCATGA
- the pla2g12a gene encoding group XIIA secretory phospholipase A2, with the protein MLYNSHVCVFLLGLYSCGLLPYASACRHEPETPDWRMTLKTIRNGIHKIDTYLNAALDLFGGDDGLCHYRCSDGYKPVPRPGYKHPPPNGCGSPMFGFQFDIGIPSMTKCCNQHDRCYDTCGREKHECDKQFQDCLETICRNVQRTLGLAQSVQACESAVTLLFDAVMHLGCKPYLDSQRESCVCQYEIKREL; encoded by the exons ATGCTCTACAACAGCCacgtctgtgttttcctgttgggCTTGTACTCTTGCGGACTTCTCCCATATGCGTCTGCCTGCAGACATGAACCAGAGACTCCAGACTGGAGGATGACTTTAAAAACTATCCGTAATGGAATACACAAGATTGACACTTACCTGAACGCAGCACTGGACTTGTTTGGTGGCGATGATGGACTTTGTCATTATAGGTGTAGTGATG GTTACAAGCCGGTGCCTCGTCCCGGGTACAAACATCCACCACCCAACGGATGTGGATCCCCGATGTTTGGATTTCAG TTTGACATTGGTATCCCATCCATGACCAAATGTTGTAACCAACATGACCGCTGCTATGACACCTGCGGCCGTGAGAAGCACGAATGTGACAAGCAGTTCCAGGACTGTCTCGAGACCATCTGCAGGAATGTGCAAAGGACTCTGGGATTGGCCCAGAGTGTCCAAG CATGTGAGTCAGCAGTGACTCTGCTGTTCGACGCTGTTATGCACTTGGGATGTAAGCCATACCTGGACAGCCAGAGAGagtcttgtgtgtgtcagtatgaaATCAAGAGGGAACTGTGA
- the LOC124074120 gene encoding caspase-6-like has product MSDKAEDKCEGSVAKDNRTATDRAACTETLTETDAFIRSSFDLDPTEEYKMDNKRRGLALIFNQERFFWRLGLNDRHGTNADRYNLERRLRELDFEVKIYENYKLVEVFDKISEAAEADHSDVDCFLLVFLSHGENDHVYTYDGKISIQDITSLFKGDKCKSLVGKPKIFILQACRGDKHDDPVTACDAVDSELKTNEVVVDASAVHTLPAGADFIMCYSVAEGYYSHRETINGSWYIQDLCEILQKYGKSLEFTELLTLVNRKVSMRSVGNSVDRKAIGKKQVPCFASMLTKKLYFRPKK; this is encoded by the exons ATGTCTGACAAGGCAGAGGACAAATGCGAAG GAAGTGTCGCTAAAGACAACAGAACAGCCACAGACCGGGCGG CTTGTACGGAGACCCTAACGGAGACAGATGCCTTCATCCGAAG CTCTTTTGACTTGGATCCTACAGAGGAGTACAAGATGGACAACAAACGACGAGGCCTCGCGCTCATCTTTAACCAGGAGCGATTCTTCTGGCGCCTGGGGTTAAATGACAGGCATGGAACCAATGCTGACCGCTACAACCTGGAGAGAAG ACTGAGGGAGCTAGACTTCGAAGTGAAAATTTACGAGAACTACAAACTGGTGGAAGTCTTTGATAAAATCAGTGAAG CCGCCGAGGCCGACCATTCGGACGTGGACTGCTTTTTACTTGTCTTCCTGAGTCACGGCGAGAATGATCACGTTTACACCTATGATGGAAAGATAAGCATTCAAGATATCACATCCCTGTTCAAAGGAGATAAATGCAAGAGCCTGGTGGGAAAGCCAAAGATCTTCATATTACAG GCATGCCGCGGAGACAAGCATGATGATCCGGTAACTGCCTGCGATGCCGTGGACAGTGAGCTGAAGACGAACGAGGTGGTGGTGGACGCCAGCGCTGTGCACACCCTCCCTGCTGGGGCTGATTTCATCATGTGCTACTCGGTGGCTGAAG GTTACTATTCCCACCGAGAGACCATAAACGGCTCCTGGTACATCCAGGATCTGTGTGAGATTCTCCAGAAGTATGGGAAGTCTCTTGAATTCACAGAATTGCTCACGCTGGTCAACAGGAAAGTGTCCATGAGGAGCGTTGGGAACAGTGTTGACCGGAAGGCCATTGGGAAGAAGCAAGTACCTTGTTTTGCTTCAATGCTCACGAAGAAACTCTACTTCCGACCAAAAAAGTAA